Part of the Quercus lobata isolate SW786 chromosome 6, ValleyOak3.0 Primary Assembly, whole genome shotgun sequence genome, GTACCCACAACATCTGGCAACTTTCTAGTCTCAGAAAGGTTGTTACCAAGCCGAGTAACTTCCCCTGTGATGGTCCTGCTTTGATCACCATTTGGAACAGGAACTACTGATAGTTTTGCATTAAGTATTTGCTCCTGTTGCTTCACAAAAACAACACCACTAACATCAACAGTCCTGCTTCCTTGAGATATGTCATCACATGGCTTGCCCAGTCTATCCCAAACGCTACCCCGTGGCCTATCAATGCGGTGGGATACCACAGCTGCGGGTTGTGCAGAAAGGTTTGTTCCAGTGACATTAGGGGCAGAAATATGTCTGGGATGAGGGTTTTCTGCAAGGGAAAAAATTGTTCAATGTGATTGGCATATGAGCAACCACAATTAAACCAGTATACAATTACATTCCCTAGCATATTCTACATTGTTACAAATGAAGGATGAATGAGATAATATTGAAAGTAGAAGGAGTACACATGATATGCAAAGCTTGGTAAGCTAAGAAATAGAAACCTCACCAGATGGCCATGGGATTGGGGAAGAGGACTTTAAATGGGTAGAGGTAGAGGGTGTTTTTATTCCTCTttttggttgtaaaagctgCCTGTTAGGTAATGGTAATGGATTGGACTCGCAATTAACAATCTGCTCTACAAATGAAATATGCAAGCAGATATGTACACATAAGTtagacaaataaatttatttaaaaaaaaaaaaaatccaatgtactaataataattttaattatagttCTTGGCTTGCCAACCTTGGAATTAGATTTATTGATAGAGTGAATGCAGGTTTCCTTTTTGGTCTgcacattaaaaaatatgtatatataatttttggtagTGTGATGCAAAATGCAAAATGCGAAATGCAAATGAATGCATATACCAATGAGAAGGAGGAGGGAAATGCATGGGGATCTTTGGTAGTGACAGATGCAACATGTATCGGATCTGATAAAGCAGTAATAGTAATCTGTGAATCAGATTGACGAGCACGATTGAAGAGAAGACCCCATAACctacacacaaaaaagaaagacagatTGAttgattgaagaagaagaagaagaaggaggccTGGGCGAGGGAAGGAGACATACATACCAAGAAACGAAATCGGCACTTTTCTTGCCAAGAAATGCCTCCAAATCATCCCTTGCCTGATATTGATGCTTTCCGTTGCAAACAAGCACCGTTATATATTcctgttgtttgtttgtttgttttttttatacacagaaaagaagagaatcaaataaaaacaaacatcGGAAAtggatttgatttgattgaAGAAATTTCAGACTTGACTTACAGCGAGAACTTCGTCGGAGTAATCAGAGAGGAAGTCAGGGAGCTTTGAGGCAATTGAAGATTTGAGAACGGAAGCGGCTTCCGATTTCCTGTTTATCTTGAATGATACAACAGGACCCTGACCCTGACTACTACTACTACCACTATCACCCTCACCCATCGCTAATCTCCAATTTACTACTGCAACTCAACCACCACTGCTACTTTTCTCATTTAATTCTCAATCCTCTCCCCTCTTAATATAACAAAAGCACCCGAc contains:
- the LOC115994605 gene encoding uncharacterized protein LOC115994605 isoform X1, which translates into the protein MGEGDSGSSSSQGQGPVVSFKINRKSEAASVLKSSIASKLPDFLSDYSDEVLAEYITVLVCNGKHQYQARDDLEAFLGKKSADFVSWLWGLLFNRARQSDSQITITALSDPIHVASVTTKDPHAFPSSFSLTKKETCIHSINKSNSKIVNCESNPLPLPNRQLLQPKRGIKTPSTSTHLKSSSPIPWPSENPHPRHISAPNVTGTNLSAQPAAVVSHRIDRPRGSVWDRLGKPCDDISQGSRTVDVSGVVFVKQQEQILNAKLSVVPVPNGDQSRTITGEVTRLGNNLSETRKLPDVVGTKCDPHSVSNIKRKRHFGEISTGLGADSVPVVDERNLDLQCKENTQDFKNSNLTKDSKTTTPNMASEVLDVKQRLHQIEIEMSKLRSRRLAMEKDGKPNLLLNSRSSRLPEEDSERTVLVTNVHFAATKEGLSLYFAKCGEIANLVILIDEATAQPKGSAYITFSSKESVDKALELSGTTFLSRTIKVLRKVETAASTSGPALLAGRQCQTPLTHINRNFIPNKLYCSSSPLQWRRVSISTLSEPSAASTNDKLKGAASSTFQQQLPSSTASLRTSEVKSLSRVHPAAS